The genomic stretch AGCGCTTTCTCATCCGCGGGATCGAAGCGGTGTTTGCGGCCCAGAACCCTAAAGACCTCGTCCTTGATCCGCTTGCCCTCGAGGGGATTGGTCGGCTGGAGGACGATGCTGTTGAGAAAGGCGTAACGCGGGCCATAGAGGCTCTGAAAGGTGGAGAAAGGAATGACCGCGCGGCGGTCGTCCGGTCCGGTGTTCATCGAGGTCTGCAGCTTTTTGGGCAGAACGCCGACGACGGTGAAAGGCAGGCCGTCCAACTCGCAGCTTTTTCCGATCGGATTCTCATCTCCGAAGAGCTCTCCGGCGATCACGCTGCCGAGGAAGAGGACGCGCCGTTTCTGTTGCAGGTCCATCTCATCGAGGAAACGGCCGCCCGCGACCGGATACATTCGGCGCATGAATTCGAAATTGGGATAAACCCCTTCCATATAGGTCAAGGCGGTGCGGTCGCCATGGCGCAATCGCACGCCGTGTCTGCCCAGCTGGGGGCAGACCTGACTGACCATGGGGATGCTTCGCCGGAGCAGCTCAGCATCGGCCTCAGTAAATCGGATCCGGCGGCCGATCGGCAGCCCCTGATATTTGACGCTGGTCTGGTTGGGCCAGACCGTGATGATGCGGTCGGCTGCATTGAGCAGCCCCTCGCGCATGCGAAAGGCAAGGCCGGCGCCAAAGGCCATCAACAGAATCACCACCATGGTGCCCCAGGTGATGGCAAAAGTGGTCAGAAAAGCGCGCAGCTTTTGTTTCTTGATGTCCTCGATGAATTCTTTGACCAGCATCCAGATGTGCATGACGGCAACCTTGTGCTACATGAGATTCGGCAAACGAGAGTGAATCAGTGGCGCAGGCACTCGATGACTGTAAGCCGGGAGGCTTTGCGCGCCGGGAAAAAACCGGCTATAATGCCGACCAGACTAAGGATCAAGACGGCGATCGAAGCGACCTGCAGGTCAATGACCGGATCGCCGACAAAATCTTCATAGGGTAGAGCGGCGATTCCCTTGATGATCAGTGCAGCCAGGCTAAAGCCGATGAACGCCCCCACGACGACGACGATAAAGGCCTCGAGCAGAAACTGGCTCAGGATGTGAACGCGGCGGGCGCCGATGGAGCGGCGTATGCCGATCTCAGCGGTCCGCTCCTGAACCACGACGTACATGATATTGGCCAGACCGATCCCGCCCACAGTCAGGGTCATGACGCCGATCAGTCCCAGGAACAGGGTGAAACCGAGAGAAAAGTAGTAGACGAACTTGTCCATCTCGGTGGTGTCCCAGATGCTCAGGGCCTGTTTGTCGCTGGGATCAAAGCCCTTTTTTTTGCCCAGCACCTGATAGACGCGCTGCTGCGCCTGTTGCGAATCAAGAGGCCCGCTGATCTGATAGACGATGTTGTCGATATAGCGGTGGCCAAAGAGCGATTGAAAGGTCGCGGCCGGAATGAAGGCGCGGTCCTGATCGCGCGAGCTGTAAGATGAATTCTGCAGCTTGTGGGCCAACACGCCGATGACTAGAAAAGGAGAATCCGCCACATAAAGATACTGGCCCACGGGATTGCTCCCCTGGCCAAAGAGATATTTGGCCAGCTCGTCGCCGAGAAAGATGACCCGCCTGCGCTCCTTCATGTCCAGATCGTTGATCCAGCGGCCGCCCGGCTGCGCCTGGATATTACGCATCTCGGCGTACTCGGGATAGATGCCGGCGATGTTGGGCTTGTTGATCTGCTCGCCATGACGCAGGGGCGCATTCCACTTGCCGTATTCCGGGCTGATGCTGCGAATCTCCCGCACCTCGCGGCGCAGCAGCTCGGCATCCTCCTCCACCAGGCGAATAGAACGGTCACGGTTAAAGCCCATCCAGGCTAGACTGGTCCGGCCGGGCCAGAGGATGGCGATGCGCTCTCCCATCCCATGCATGCTTTTACTCAGGGCTTTTTTTACTCCAGTGCCGAAGGCGAGCAGCACCACAATGCTGACCGTGCCCCAGACGATGCCGAAGAGGGTCATAAAAGTGCGGGCTTTGTACTGACTCAGATAGTAAAAGATCTCTTTGATGGTTTCAACCAGACGGTTCATAGTCACAGCTCATGCGATGGTTGCCGTCGTGCAAAGTCGGCAGGTTGTGATGTTAGACAATCGGCTTTACTTTTTTCTCGAACACCTCCTGCCCCTCCTGCAGGCCGGAGATCACTTCGATATGGATGGCGTCGCTGAGGCCGGTCTTAATGGGAATCTCTTTGCTTTCCTTTGCTCCGCTGCTGATTTGGACAAAGGCTGAATCGTTGCGAAAGGTGACCACGCGCTCCGGAATAGCCAGCACCTGCTCCTTTTTGTTGATGATGATGGTGGCGTTGGCGGAAAAACCGGCACGGAGTACAGCTCCGCCCGCGTCATCAATGGAGATCTCGATCGGAAAGAGGGTGGAGTTCTCCTCCTTGCGCGCCTTGAGCGAGATGAGGGTGACGTGGCCTTTAACGGTCTTGCCCGGCAGGGCGCCGATTGCCAGCTCGCAGGGCATAGCCTCGCTGATCTTGCCGACGTCGATTTCGTCAAGAGTGCCGCGGAAAAGCAGCTCCTTCATATCCGCCATCTTCATCAGCTCCGTGCCGGCCTGGTAAGAAGTCAGAGGAACGACCGGATCGCCGAGGTTGACCGACTTTTGCAAAATATAGCCGGTGATCGGCGCCCGCACTGTGGTTTCAATGGCGTTGCCCGCAATCTGAACGCGTCCCTTTTTCAGCAGCTCGAGCCGTTCCCGGGCTATCTTGGCGCGCACCGCAGCCTGGTCATATTGCTGCTCCATGGTTTCATAGGCCTGCTGTGAGATCAAACCCTTTGCCTTGAGTTCCTTCTGGCGCTCGAGTTCGCGGTTGAGGGTGGAGAGTTCGATCTCTGCGATCTCTACGCCGCGGGTGGCCTCGGCCAGTTCCAGCGGTGTGGGATCAGGACGAACATCGAGCAAAGGCGCGCCCGCCTGGACAAAATCTCCGACCTCGATGTACATTTTTCCCACCACGCCGGAGGTCTTGGATTTCACCGCGATCTCATTCTTGGGCTCGATCGCTCCCACAGCCAGTGCCTTGTCGATGATAGTCATTCGTCCGACTTTGACTTTCGCCGGACCTGTCTCGCCGTTTTTTTTCAACCCAGCGCTCATGGCGATCGCAATCAGAATAACCACCGCCGCAGCGGTAATAAACCAATACCATTTTTTCTTGCT from bacterium encodes the following:
- a CDS encoding FtsX-like permease family protein yields the protein MNRLVETIKEIFYYLSQYKARTFMTLFGIVWGTVSIVVLLAFGTGVKKALSKSMHGMGERIAILWPGRTSLAWMGFNRDRSIRLVEEDAELLRREVREIRSISPEYGKWNAPLRHGEQINKPNIAGIYPEYAEMRNIQAQPGGRWINDLDMKERRRVIFLGDELAKYLFGQGSNPVGQYLYVADSPFLVIGVLAHKLQNSSYSSRDQDRAFIPAATFQSLFGHRYIDNIVYQISGPLDSQQAQQRVYQVLGKKKGFDPSDKQALSIWDTTEMDKFVYYFSLGFTLFLGLIGVMTLTVGGIGLANIMYVVVQERTAEIGIRRSIGARRVHILSQFLLEAFIVVVVGAFIGFSLAALIIKGIAALPYEDFVGDPVIDLQVASIAVLILSLVGIIAGFFPARKASRLTVIECLRH
- a CDS encoding efflux RND transporter periplasmic adaptor subunit; this encodes MIKRSKKKWYWFITAAAVVILIAIAMSAGLKKNGETGPAKVKVGRMTIIDKALAVGAIEPKNEIAVKSKTSGVVGKMYIEVGDFVQAGAPLLDVRPDPTPLELAEATRGVEIAEIELSTLNRELERQKELKAKGLISQQAYETMEQQYDQAAVRAKIARERLELLKKGRVQIAGNAIETTVRAPITGYILQKSVNLGDPVVPLTSYQAGTELMKMADMKELLFRGTLDEIDVGKISEAMPCELAIGALPGKTVKGHVTLISLKARKEENSTLFPIEISIDDAGGAVLRAGFSANATIIINKKEQVLAIPERVVTFRNDSAFVQISSGAKESKEIPIKTGLSDAIHIEVISGLQEGQEVFEKKVKPIV
- a CDS encoding ABC transporter permease; its protein translation is MWMLVKEFIEDIKKQKLRAFLTTFAITWGTMVVILLMAFGAGLAFRMREGLLNAADRIITVWPNQTSVKYQGLPIGRRIRFTEADAELLRRSIPMVSQVCPQLGRHGVRLRHGDRTALTYMEGVYPNFEFMRRMYPVAGGRFLDEMDLQQKRRVLFLGSVIAGELFGDENPIGKSCELDGLPFTVVGVLPKKLQTSMNTGPDDRRAVIPFSTFQSLYGPRYAFLNSIVLQPTNPLEGKRIKDEVFRVLGRKHRFDPADEKALFVWDTAEFVAQQEKVFLGLNIFLGVVGAMTLLIAGVGVANIMYVVVKERTREIGIKRAVGAKRWHIMLQIIFESLLMSSAGGGAGILLAVGIIRMVWMIPAGEGAMQFLGRPLLSSAVMGAAVSLLALIGLLAGIFPAHKAARIDPVEALRYE